Proteins from a genomic interval of Physeter macrocephalus isolate SW-GA chromosome 21, ASM283717v5, whole genome shotgun sequence:
- the PABPC1L2A gene encoding polyadenylate-binding protein 1-like 2 — translation MHVLACYRMASLYVGDLHPEVTEAMLYEKFSPAGPILSIRICRDKITRRSLGYAYVNYQQPVDAKRALETLNFDVIKGRPVRIMWSQRDPSLRKSGVGNVFIKNLGKTIDNKALYNIFSAFGNILSCKVACDEKGPKGYGFVHFQKQESAERAIDAMNGMFLNYRKIFVGRFKSHKEREAERGAWARQSTSADVKDFEEDTDEEATLR, via the coding sequence AATGGCTTCGCTGTACGTGGGCGACCTGCACCCTGAGGTGACGGAGGCAATGCTGTACGAGAAGTTCAGCCCAGCCGGGCCCATCCTCTCCATCCGCATTTGCAGGGACAAGATCACCCGCCGCTCGTTGGGCTATGCGTATGTCAACTACCAGCAACCGGTGGACGCCAAGCGGGCCCTGGAGACCCTGAACTTTGATGTCATCAAGGGCAGGCCAGTGCGCATCATGTGGTCCCAGCGGGACCCCTCGCTCCGCAAGAGCGGGGTGGGCAACGTCTTCATCAAGAACCTGGGCAAAACCATCGACAACAAGGCGCTGTACAACATCTTCTCGGCGTTCGGCAACATCCTCTCCTGCAAAGTGGCCTGCGACGAAAAGGGGCCCAAGGGCTACGGGTTCGTGCACTTCCAGAAGCAGGAGTCCGCCGAGCGGGCCATCGATGCGATGAATGGCATGTTCCTGAACTACCGCAAAATTTTCGTTGGGAGATTCAAGTCGCATAAGGAACGAGAGGCCGAAAGGGGAGCCTGGGCCAGGCAGTCCACCAGTGCTGACGTCAAGGATTTCGAGGAAGACACCGACGAGGAGGCCACCTTGCGATGA